One Corythoichthys intestinalis isolate RoL2023-P3 chromosome 9, ASM3026506v1, whole genome shotgun sequence DNA window includes the following coding sequences:
- the thumpd3 gene encoding THUMP domain-containing protein 3 isoform X3: protein MTSKIEKEETLAELQQLASKLPWTNALEVWKLNRTLKKRKGHRKGTNDTRVKPSNEVGDTIWVDGNSQKQAEEPPATGDPNKTEEAPETSIQDSEEAAPNEKIIKFRVTCNRAGDKHSFSSNEAARDFGGAVQEFFQWKADMTKFDIEVLLNIHNTEMVIGIALTEESLHRRNISHFGPTTLRSTLCYGMLRLCKPQPSDIILDPMCGTGAIPLEGALEFPASFYIAGDNNDIAVNRTVNNVCHIQKRKADKGSAPGLPIDTVRWDLCSLPMRPSSVDIVITDMPFGKRMGSRKKNWDLYPSCLREMARVCRPASGKAVLLTQDKKCFSKALSRMGGLWRKQHTVWVNVGGLHAGVFLLRRTAAVFGKTPEDVYESQGTSNTQGDQDDKQP, encoded by the exons GAGGAGACACTGGCAGAGCTGCAGCAGCTCGCTTCCAAGCTCCCGTGGACTAACGCGTTGGAGGTTTGGAAATTAAACCGCACTTTGAAAAAGAGAAAAGGTCACCGTAAAGGCACCAATGACACCAGGGTTAAACCCAGCAATGAGGTTGGGGACACAATCTGGGTTGACGGCAACTCGCAAAAGCAAGCTGAGGAACCGCCTGCAACTGGCGACCCAAACAAGACTGAGGAGGCACCCGAGACCAGCATCCAAGACTCTGAGGAAGCAGCAcccaatgaaaaaataattaagttcCGTGTAACGTGCAACCGGGCTGGGGACAAGCACAGCTTTTCCTCGAACGAAGCAGCCAGAGATTTTGGCGGGGCTGTCCAGGAGTTCTTCCAGTGGAAAGCTGACATGACCAAGTTTGACATTGAG GTACTATTAAATATACACAACACTGAGATGGTGATCGGCATTGCACTCACTGAAGAGAGTCTTCACAGAAGAAACATCAGCCACTTTGGACCAACGACACTGCGGTCCACCTTGTGCTATGGCATGCTCAG ATTGTGTAAACCTCAGCCATCCGACATCATACTTGATCCAATGTGTGGAACAGGAGCAATACCTTTGGAG GGGGCTTTAGAGTTTCCAGCGTCTTTTTACATTGCTGGGGACAACAATGACATAGCTGTAAACCGCACGGTCAACAATGTGTGTCACATTCAGAAAAGAAAGGCAGACAAGGGCAG TGCTCCTGGACTTCCCATTGACACAGTACGCTGGGATTTGTGCAGTTTACCCATGAGGCCCAGTTCAGTTGATATTGTCATCACTGACATGCCTTTTGGGAAAAG GATGGGCTCTCGAAAGAAGAACTGGGACCTTTACCCTTCCTGCCTGAGAGAAATGGCACGTGTGTGCAGGCCGGCATCTGGCAAGGCTGTGCTGTTGACACAGgacaagaaatgcttttccaag GCGCTGTCCAGAATGGGGGGGTTGTGGAGGAAGCAGCACACTGTTTGGGTAAATGTTGGTGGTTTACACGCTGGTGTGTTCCTGCTgaggcggaccgcagccgtgttTGGCAAAACTCCCGAAGATGTCTATGAATCGCAAGGGACCTCAAATACACAAGGCGATCAGGATGACAAGCAGCCTTAG